The nucleotide window ACGCGCTCGCGCATGCCATCGCGCAGGGGCTGCACAAGCTGCGGCTGGAGTGGGCGGAGAAGGACAACGTGCCCATGGGCCGCATGCTGTCCAACATGGCCATCACCGACCTGGCCCTGAAGCAGCCGGACACGCACAAGGACCTGGCGCGCGCGGCCGGCGTGCGGGGCGCGGTGGTGCGCGCGCACGGCGACGACATCCTCGCCCTCATCCGCGACAACCAGCAGAAGGCCACCCGGGGCGAACTGGACCTCGACCGCGAACCCAAGGGTCCGCGCGACCCCCACCGGCGCAAGCGCGAGGACGCGCTCAAGGCGTTCCGCGTCGAGCAGGCCACGGCGCGCAAGGTGACGCCCAGCGTGGTGCTCACCAATCCGCTCATGGACGCGCTGGCGTCGAAGCCTCCCGCGGACGTCGCGGAGCTCTCGCAGCTGCCGTACTTCGGGGAAAAACGGATCAAGCTGTATGGCGACAAGCTGATCGCGTTGCTCAAGCTCTTTCCGGTGCCAGGCAGCTGACGTTCACCACGACGAAGAGGCAACTGCTGTACGCTTCGGCCGAATCGTGCGCGGCGCTTCTGCATCCCTTGCCGGCTCGCTGTCCATGACCCCGGAACGCAGGTGTTCAGGCCTCATCTGCGGCTCCGGTGCTGGTTGCGAGAACGGCGTCCGTGCGTACCTTTGACGCCGCACAGAGGGAGGGCGTGGTCATGTTGGGAGCCAGGACAGGCGGCGCGCGGATCGAGGTCTCCCGGTGCATCGCCGCGAGCCTGAAGTGCCAGACGGCCTGCGAGGCGGGCATGGCACGTCTGAGGGCCCAGGGCGTCGCGGCGGATGACGACGCGGTGCGCCTGCTGCGCCAGTGCGCGGAGCTGTGCGAGCTCAACGTGCGCGCACTCCAGAAGGAGAGCCGCCTGTCGCGCCGCACCGCCAGCCTGTGCTTCGAGCTGGGCAGCCAGGTGGCCCGCGCCGCGTGGCTGGAGGCGCAGGACCCGGACGCGCACGCGCTCGCGAGGGACGCGCTGCACCTGGCGCGCGCGTGCCGCCCGCTGGTGTTCGCGGCCTGAGGCTCTAGAGGGCGCTAGAGCTTGATGCCGTACAGCGCGCCGTACTTCGCGCGCAGGTACTGGAGGAAGTCCCGGTCCGTGAGCCCCTCGCCGGTGATGGCTCGCACCTGCTCCTCCGCGGGCAGCCGGAAGCCGTGCGAGTGCAGGTTCGTGCGCAGCCACCCCAGCAGTGACGACGTGTCGCCCCGCGCGAGGTCCGCCTCCAGCGACGGCAGCGCCCGGTTCGCGGCGGTGTACAGCGAGGCCGCGTACAGGTTGCCCAGCGAGTACGTGGGGAAGTAGCCCAGCTCGCCCCAGGCCCAGTGGATGTCCTGGAGCACGCCCTGCGTGTCGTCCGGGGGAGTCATCCCCAGGTAGCGCCGCATGCGCTCGTTCCACGCGGACGGCAGCTCCGACACGGGCAGCTCGTCGCGCAGCATCGCCAGCTCCAGCTCGTAGCGCAGGGCGATGTGCAGGTTGTACGTCACCTCGTCCGCCTCCACGCGGATGAGCGACGGCACCACGTGGTTGATGCCCGCGTGGAAGCCGTCCAGGTCCACGTCCGCCAGCGCCTCCGGGAAGGACTCCTTCAGCGCGGGGAAGTGGCTCACCCAGAAGGCGCGGCCGCGGCCCACCAGGTTCTCCCACAGGCGGGACTGGGACTCGTGCAGGCCCATGGAGGGCACGGACGCCAGCGGCGTGCGGTGGTGCTCCGGGGAGAAGCCCTGCTCGTACAGGCCGTGGCCCGCCTCGTGGAGCGTGCCGAAGAGGGCGGCCGGCGGCCACACCGGATCCAGGCGCGTGGTGAGGCGCACGTCCTGCGCGTGCACGCTGTTGGTGAAGGGGTGGATGCTCACGTCCTGGCGGCCCGACTCCAGGTCGAAGCCCACGGCCTTGAGCAGCCGCATCGTGAACTGCCACTGCTGGCCGGTGTCGTAGGTGCGGCCGGAGAGGAACGCGGGGAAGGCCCGCTTCTGCTCGCCGAGCGCGGCCACCATGGGGATGAGCGCCTCACGCAGCGCGGTGAGCACCGGCGTCAGTCGCTTCACGCGCATGCCGGGCTCGAAGCCTTCCAGCAGTGCGTCGTAGCGCTCTCCGTCGTGCCCCTGCGCGTCCGCCTGCTCACGGCGCAAGGCCAGCAGCGCCTCCAGCGCGGGCTGGAAACGCTCGAAGCGCTTCGTGGTGCGCGCCTCACGCCAGGCCTGGAGTCCCTCGCCCTGGGCCTCCGCCAGCGCGGTCACCAGCCGGGCGGGCAGGCGCACCGCGCGGTCGCGCTCTCGGGTGAGGACGCGCACCATGGCGCGCTCGTCGGGCGTGAGGGCCTCGAAGTCCTGGCCCCCTTCCCCGGCGCGGGCCAGGGCCTCTCCCAGGCGCGGATCCACCAGCCGCTCGTGGTGGATGGCCTGGACGGTGGCCATCTGCTGGGCGCGGGCGGTGGCCGCCTTGGAGGGCAGGTAGACTTCCCGGTCCCAGGAAGCCAGGTTGATGACGCTGTTCAGGTCATTCAGCTCATGCATCCGTGCGCGCAGCCAGGAGTCCATGGCCTGTGTTTCTAGCGCGCTTCCAGGGTATGAGGACGCCCGCGATGGCCAACATCCTCCAATTCTTCATGGCACCCGACGACGAGGTCGCCTTCTTCCGTCACCTGGAGCGACACGTCCTGGAGGTCTACCCCCGGCGCGTGCCGCCGGACTGGGTACCCTTCCGGGCCAACCCGGACAACATCTCGCGCCTGCCGGAGGAGGACCTCTACCTGGTGGCCAGCGAGATTGGCCCCGCCATGGTGGACAAGGTGAAGCGCGGCCCGGACAAGGGCTTCTGGCGCATCGACGAGGTGCGCTCGCCCGTCATCTTCATCGAGCGCTCGCGCCGCAACGAAGAGGGCGAGCTGCTCAGCGGGAAGATGTGGGTGGAGCTGGAGGTGACGTCCCAGACGGGCCGCCGCGACGCCGCCCCGGACAAGTTCCGCCGCCTCTACATGGAGGTGGAGGAGTTCGTGAAGAAGACCTTCCGCCGGGGTGACCCGAAGGACTTTTTCGTGGGCAACCGCGCCGCGCGCCTCTGCAAGGAGGGCCTGGTGCTGCGCGACTCCGCCTTCCGAGGCGGCACGGTGGTGCCGCACAAGTAGTCGCTGCCGGGCCGGGGGCTTTCCCCCGGCCCTTTGCGTTCCTAGCTGCCGGTCGCTGACGACGCGGACTGGCGCAGGAGCGGGGCCTCGGAGACGAACTTCAGCTCCGGGTGCTTGTCCTCGGCGTGCTGGAGCGCCCAGTCGTCGCGGAAGAGCACCAGGGGCAGCCCGTCGCGGTCCTGCACCGTCTGGCGGTTGCCTTCCCAGTCGAACGACTTCGGGTCGAAGTTCTGGCCCACCACCCACCGGGCGTGGCTGAAGGGCAGCCGGTCCAGGGCGATCTTCGCGCCGTATTCATGTTCCAGGCGGTACTGGAGCACTTCGAACTGGAGCGCGCCCACCACGCCGACGATGGGGTCCTTCATGCCCATGGCCAGCTGCTGGAAGATCTGGACCGTGCCCTCTTCGGACAGCTGCTCCAGGCCCTTCTCCATCTGCTTGCGGCGCAGCGGATCCTTGGAGCGCACCACCGCGAAGAACTCCGGGCTGAAGCGCGGCACGCCTTCGAACAGCACGTCCTGCGCGCCCTCCGCCAGCGAGTCGCCGATGCGGTACTGCCCCGGGTCGAACAGGCCGATGACGTCCCCCGGCCACGCGTCTTCAATGGACGTGCGCTCGGCGGCGAGGAACTGGCTGGGCTTCGCGAGCCGCACCTCCTTGCCCAGGCGCGAGTGGAACGCGTTCATGCCCTTCACGTAGCGGCCGGACACCACGCGCATGAACGCGATGCGGTCGCGGTGCGCGGGGTCCATGTTCGCTTGAATCTTGAAGACGAAGCCCGCGAACTTCGGGTTCGTGGGCTCGCGCGGGCCCTGCGTGGTGGGGCGCGACGTGGGCGCGGGCGCCAGGTCCAGGAACGCGTCCAGGAAGGGCCTCACGCCGAAGTTGGTCATCGCGCTGCCGAAGAACATGGGCGACAGCTGCCCCACGTCCGACTTCTCGCGCGTGAACTCGTCCCCGCCGATGTCCAGCAGCTCGATGTCCTCCTGGAGCTTCGCCAGCTCCGTCTCGGTGAGCACCGACTTGATTTCCTCCGAGTCGATGGACACCGAGCGCTCCGTCACTTCCGACTCGCCGTGCGAGCCCTCCGCGGAGAACACGTGCACCACGCGCGCCTGCCGGTCGTAGACGCCCCGGAACTCCGGCCCCATGCCAATGGGCCAGTTCATGGGGTACGAGCGGATGCCGAGCACCTGCTCCAGCTCGTTCATCAGCTCCAGCGGTTCGCGGCCGTAGCGGTCCAGCTTGTTGACGAAGGTGAAGATGGGGATGCCGCGCAGGCGGCACACCTTGAAGAGCTTCTTCGTCTGGGGCTCCACGCCCTTCGCCGCGTCGATGAGCATCACCGCCGCGTCGGCGGCGGACAGCGTGCGGTAGGTGTCCTCGGAGAAGTCCTGGTGGCCCGGGGTGTCCAGCAGGTTCACCGCGTGGTCGCGGTAGCTGAACTGGAGCACGGACGAGGTGACGGAGATGCCGCGCTCCTTCTCCAGCTCCATCCAGTCGCTGGTCGCGTGCCGCCGCGCCCTCTTGGCCTTCACGCTGCCGGCCAGATGGATGGCGCCGCCGTACAGCAGCAGCTTCTCCGTCAGGGTTGTCTTTCCCGCGTCGGGGTGGGAGATGATGGCGAAGGTCCGTCGCCGGGCGACCTCCCTCTCGAGCTCATTGGCCATGATCCGAGGCCAACTATCACGGGCGGTCGTTCCTTGCAGCTGTGCAAGCAGCGCCTGGAGGTCCGGCCGGGCTCCGGCCCTCCGGGGCAGCCCTCCCTCAGGCCCACATCGGAGCACGCCATGCAGCGCATCCTCCATGCCACCGGCACCCCCTGGGAGCCCCGGGTGGGCTACTCGCGGGCGGTGCGCACGGGGCCCTTCGTGTCCGTCTCCGGCACCACCGCCACGGACGCGGACGGCCAGCTCGTGGGTGAAGGGGACGCATACCGGCAGGCGGCCCAGGCGCTCGCCAACATCCGCGCCGCCCTGGAAGCGGTGGGCGCCCGGGTGGAGGACGTGGTGCGCACGCGCATGTACGTCACCGACATCTCCCGCTGGGAGGAGATTGGCCGCGCCCACGGCGAGGTGTTCGCGGCCATCCGCCCCGCCACCTCCATGCTGGAGGTGAAGGCACTCATCGACCCGCGGATGCTGGTGGAAATCGAAGCGGACGCGGTGGTGGCATCCGCCCTACCCTGACGGCCCAGGCCCCCAGACATCCAGGAGCAGGACATGACCATCACCATCACGGCCTTTGAACGCTCGCCGGATCGCGGCAGGGGACTGGCGCGGGACATGCGGGTGCGCTGGGCGCTGGAAGAGGTGGGCCAGCCCTACGACGTCCGCCTGCTGTCGTTCGAGGCGATGAAGCAGCCCGCGCACAAGGCGCTGCATCCGTTCGGTCAGATTCCAACCTACGAGGAGGGCGAGCTCGCCCTGTTCGAGTCCGGCGCGATTGTCTTCCACATCGCGGATCGCCATGCCGGCCTGCTGCCGGAAGATGCGAATGGCCGCGCTCGCGCAGTCGGGTGGATGTTCGCGTCGCTCAACACGGTCGAGCCGCCCATCTTCGACCGCAGCCTGGTGATGATTCTCGAGCGAGACCAGCCCTGGTACGAGCATCGCCTGCGCGCGCTGGACGACATCATCCGGAAGCGGTTGGACGACCTCTCCGCGCACCTCGGCGCCGCCGACTGGCTCGACGGCGCCTTCAGCGCGGCCGACCTCCTCATGGTGACGGTCCTGCGCAGGGCGCAGGGGTCGGGCATTGTCGACGCGTATCCGAACCTCGCCGCCTATATCGCCCGCGCCGAAGCGCGCCCGGCCTACCAGCGCGCGTTCGCCGCGCAGCTGGCGGTGTTCAACGCCGCCACTCCGACCGGGTGACGGCCGCCTGGTTTCGCCGAGCGGGCCGCCCTGGGCTCAGAAGTCGGGGGTGACATCGGTGGGCACGTCGTCCGGCGCGCCGGGGTTGCCGGGCTCGGGCGTCACTGCGTCGCCGGTGCCCTCCGGGGGCGTCACGTCGCCGCGCAGCTCCACCGCGGGGCAGGCCTGGGAGCTGCCCACGCGGCTGCCGGCCACCTCCGTGCAGTTCTCCGGGCGGCTCGAGTCCGAGCACTGCAGGAGGACACGGTAGACCTCCTTCTCCTGCGAGTCCCAGCAGGCGCTGCCCACGTAGTAGGTGTTCGCCGCGATGTCGCCGCCCCAGGCGCGCACGTCCACGCGGCCACCGGAGCCGGGGATGTGGCGCACGGAGGAGAGCACCTTCTCCTTCGCGGAGGTCGCGGTGCCGGGCAGGTTGTACGGGCCGAGCACGCGCACGCGGGTGACGCCGGTGGCTTCAATCTTGTGTCCCACGAAGGCGCCGGTGACGGCCTCGTGGGTGGCGGGGTTCGGGGTGAAGCTGGCCAGCCGGTACGCCAGCGACTTGCTGCCCTTGCCGAAGTGGGCGAACGACATCATCAGCTTGCCCTGGCCCGCGTAGGCCGGGGCCACCGCCTTGAGGTTGTCCAGGGAGATGGCCAGCGTGCCCCGGCCGCGGTGCGCGTCGCCGCTGCGCTTGAGCGCGCCCGCGGCGATGAGCTTGTAGGCGACGTCGTCCTTGCTGTTCAGCGGACGGGCCTCCAGCTTCCACTGGTAGCGCCCACCCGTGCCCTCGCGGATGGAGAGCGTGAAGGTGGCGTTGGCGCGGTCGGTGGGGCCGTACACCAGCACCTCACCGGGCTGCTCGTTGGCGGACTGCTTCGCCAGGTCCGCGATGGGCACCAGCACCTGCCGGAGCGTGTCGTTGAGCGCCTTCACCTCCAGGCGGGCGCCCTCCAGCATCGCGGCGCCCTGCCCGTCGAGCGACGCCTCCACCTGCATCAGGTCCTGGGCCACGAGCGCGGCGCCGTCCTGCGCGAGCGCGCTCGTGTTGATCTCCAGCGACGTGCCCGCGAAGTCCGGCAGGGACGCCACCGCCTCTTGATCATCCACCCCGCCGCACGCCGTCGAAAGCACCAGGGCCGCACCCACCGCCAACGTCTTGTTCCAGCGCATCGTCATCCTCCAGGTCGACTAGGTTCGCATGACTGCCTGCTGTTCCTTCCAACCCAGTGGACCCGGCGCGGTTGCGGGGCGGGGAATTTTCCCTGTGGGCGGCCGCCATGTGCGCGGGTGTCGGCTCACGGGGTGGCCGCCCTCCCGGGGAGCCCCTACCTTTCACGGACCATGGGCGTCGAATGGAAGAGCAACATCGACATCGCGGACGCGCTGGAGCGGGTGGCGGACTTGCTGGAAACGCAGGACGCGATGCCCTTCCGGATAGGGGCCTACCGCAAGGCGGCGGCGACCATCGCGAACTGGCCGGACTCTGTCGCGCAGGTGCTGGCGGCGGAGGGAGAGGCGGGCCTGCGGGCGTTGCCCGGCGTGGGAAAGAGCATCGCGGCGACGGTCGCGGAGCTGGTGCGCACGGGGCACGTGGGGCTGCTCGATCGGCTGGAGGGTGAAGCGTCCCCCGAGGGCCTGCTCGCCAGCGTGCCCGGCATCGGACCGGAGCTGGCGAAGCGCATCCATGAGGCGTTGGACATCACCACGCTGGAGGCGCTGGAGCTGGCCGCGCACGACGGGCGTCTGGAGCGGGTGGAGGGATTCGGGCCCCGGCGCGCGGAGCAGGTGCGCGAGGTGCTGGCGGCGCGGCTGGGGCGCAACCGGCGCGAGCGCGAGCGGGGACGGGAGCACGGGCGAGAGGACGGACCGCGCCCCACCGTGGCGCTGCTGCTGCGGGTGGACGCGGACTACCGGCGGAGAGCGGAGGACGGGGAGCTGCGTCGCATCGCGCCCAAGCGCTTCAATCCCTCCGGCGAGGCCTGGCTGCCGGTGCTGCGCGAGCACGTGGACGACTGGAACTTCCGCGCGCTGTTCTCCAACACGGCGCTGGCGCACCAGCAGCACGCCACGGATGACTGGGTGGTCCTCTACTACGACCAGGGCGACGTGGAAGGCCAGTGCACGGTGGTGACCTCCCACGCCGGCCCGCTCAATGGCAGACGTGTGGTGCGCGGGCGCGAGGACGAATGCCTCGCGTACTACGCCCGCGGGGACGCGGCGCACGAAGCACCGCACGCGGGGGCCTGAACACGGGGCAGGCAGCGCATGAACCCGCCCCGTGTGCCTCGGCTCAAGGCGCCGGTGTGTACACGTCGACAGCGGAGCGCGCGCCACCGCTTCCACTGCCGCCCGCGACCAGCACGCGCCCGGAGGGCAGCAGGGCCAGACCGTGGTGCGTGTTGCGCGTGGACTGGATGCCCGCGGGCGTCCACGCGTTCATCGCGACGTCATACACCTCCGAGGAGTCGAGCACGCCCAACCCCGAGCCGCCCTCCCCTGTCACCACCAGCACGCGGCCCGTGGCCAGCGCCGTGGCGTGCGGCAGGTAGCGCGGCATGTTCATGGACGCCACGGTCTTCCAGGTGCCTTGCGCGACGTCGTACAGCTCCGCCGAGCGCAGCGGCCCACCCACGCCCCAGCCGCCCGCCACCAGCACCTGGCTGCCATTGCCCAGCGGCACCGCGATGTGGCCGTAGCGCGCCACCGCCATGGACGCCGTGGGCCGCCACGTGCCCGTGGCCGGATTGAACAACTCCGCGCTCGCGGTGATGGCGTCCGCCCCGGTGGAGCTGCCACCCATCACCAGCACCTCGCCCGAAGGCAGCGGCACGGCCGTGTGGTACGTGCGCGCGTGTCCCATGGCGCCCGTGGCGCTCCAGGTGCCCGTGGCCGGATTGAACAGCTCCGCGCTGGCGAGCGTGGAGGACGTGCTCGAGCCCGACGCGCCCCCCGTCACCAGCACCTGGCCAGAGCCCGGGAGCAGCGTCGCGGTGTGACGAGCCCGTCCCGTCCCCAGGTCTCCCACCAGCGTCCAGGTCCCCGTGGCGGGCGCATACACCTCCGTGGCGGACAACCAGGTGGAGGCGTCCCGCTGCCCGCCGCTCACCAGCACGCGGCCGTCATTCAAGGGCGTGGCGGAGTGCAGGAAGCGCGCGGTGCGCAGCGAGCCGGTGTCCTGCCAGCTGTTCGTCGCCTCGTCGTACAGCACGGCGCTCACGAGCGCGGCGCCCGAGGAGGACGCCCCGCCCGCCACCAGCACGTCGCCCGTGTTCAGCCGGGTGGCACTGAGCTGCGAGCGCGCGGAGCCGAGGCTCGCGGCCGTGCTCCACGGCAGGATGGACGGGCGGTAGCGCTCCGCGGACGCACTGCGCGAACCCGCCTGGGGCACGCCGCCCAACACGAGGACCTCTCCCGTCGGGAGCAGCGCGGAGGCGTGGCTGATGCGGCGCGAGGCCATCGTCGCCGTCGCCGTCCAGACGCCGGTGGCCGGCGTGTAGAGCGCGGCGCTGTCCAGGTAGGGCTGGCCGCCCGTGGAGCCGCCCGTCACCAGCACCTGCCCGGAGGTGAGCAGCGTCGCGGTGTGGAAGACGGACTGGGACGGCAGCGCGCCCTGGGACGTCCAGCTGCCTGTACCCGGGTCGAACAACTCGGATGTATTCGTGGCGAGGCTGCCCGCGAAACCGCCCGCCACCAGCACCTGCCCGGAGAGCAGCAGCGTCGCCGTGTGCCCCGTGCGCTGCGTGACCATGGAGCCCACCGCCGTCCACGCGCCCGTCGCGGGGTCATAGCGCTCCGCCGTCGCGAGCACGTTCCCGTTGGCGCTGTCCCGCCCGCCCGTCACCAGCACCTGCCCATCCGGCAGCAGCGTCGCCGCATGGCCCAGGCGGGCCGCGCTCATCGGGCCGGTGACGGACCAGGAATGGGTCGCGGGGGAGTAGAGCATCACGCTGGACAGCGCGTTGCCAAAGCCGCTGTCGCCGCCCGCCACCAGCACCCGGCCATCAGGGAGCAGCGTCGCGGTGTGCTGGGTGCGGGGCAGGTCCAGTCCCGTCGCCGCGGACCAGCTGTTGGTGTCCGGGTCGAAGAGCTCCGCGCCGGCCGAGGCCAGCACGGAGGTGCCTCCACCCACGACCAGCACCTTGCCGGAGGCCAGCAGCGTGGCGGTGTGGCGCTGGCGGCTCGTGGCCATGGCGCCCAGCGAGAACCAGCGGCTGGTGCGCGGATCATACAGCTCCGCGGCGGACGTGCCTCCGCCCGCGACAAGCACATAGCCATTGCGCAGCAGGGTGGCGGTGGCGTCCACGCGCACGGAAGCCATGGTGCCGGCGCTGCCCCACGAGGACGCGTCCAGGCGAGAGGCGGAGGTGGAGGGAGCGTCAATGAAAGACGGAGCTTCGGGGGCACAGGCTGTCGCGCACGCAAGCGCGAGCGCGGCCAGCAGGCCGTGAAAACGGATACGGGTCATCGAGGGGGACTTCCTTCACTTCATGGGGGATGCGGCTTTCACCGCATGGGGGGCGGCCCCTTAACCCAGACGAAGGAAATACAACAACGGAATTCCTATCAATCAGCACCCGCAGGTATCATCGGGATTCATGAGAATGATTCTCGCCGCCACGCTGGCCGCCGTCCTGTGGGGCTGCGGCGCGACCCAGCCTGTCGTCGAGACCCACTACCGCTCCCGCTCCCTCCAGGAGCAGGGCGACCTCCGGGTCGGCGAATACATCTCCTCCCAGTGGTCACTTCAGACCGCGTCCTATTGGATTGAAGGTCCGGAGGGCCTGGTCCTCATCGACACGCAATTGCTGCCCTCCGCGCTGCGCAAGGAACTGGCGTTCGCGAAGGACGTCACCGGCAAGGAGGCGAAGCTCGCCATCGTCCTCCACGCGAATCCGGAGAGCTTCAACGGCACGGCCCTGCTCAAGGAGTTGGGAGTTACGGTCGTCACCTCCGGCCCGGTGCGCGAGCGCATTCCCGCCGTCCACGAGAAGTGGGCGCCCTCCCTCTTCAAGCAGTACTGGAACGGCCGCTACCCCCGGGAGCTCGTGCTCGCGGACAGCTTCGGCGACAGCACCCGGGAGCTGAGCGCTGCGGGCGTCACGCTGAAGGTCCACGTCCTGGGCGCGGGCTCCAGCGCGGCCCACGTCGTCGTGGAATGGGAGGGCCACCTCTTCACCGGCGACCTCGTCGCGCGGGACACGCACACCTGGTTCGAAGGCGGCGATACCACCGAGTGGCTCCAGCGGTTGGACGAACTGCGCGCCTTGAAACCGAAGTGGATCCACCCGGGGCGCGGCCTGCCCGGCGGCCCGGAGTTGCTGGACGCGCAGACCGCCTACGTCCAGGCCGTGCGAGAGGAAGTGACCCGCGAGCGGCGCTCGGAACACCCCAGCGGGGATCCACTCGCGGCGGTGGAGGCGAAGCTGAAGGAGCGCTACCCCGGCCATGCCTACGCCAGGCTGCTCCCCCACCTGGTGCGCGCGGAGTGGGCCCGGCAGGCGCCCCGGCGGCCCTGAGGCTTCAGCTGCTCGCGGACGTGTAGTGGCGGATGGACATCAGCCACACCCAACGCGCCATTGCAGCGAACGCCACCGAGCCCACCACCGCGCCCACGAGCCAGGTCCACGGCAGCCGGCCCAGCAGCGCGAGCGCGGGGAAGGTGGTCATCAGCGCCAGCGGGATGATGAAGGTGAACACCCACGCCAGCGAGCCCCGGAACACCGAGGACGGCCAGCGGGCCGCGTCGAAGATGGACGTGAACAGGTACGTGAGGTTGTCCACCTTCACCACGAAGAAGGCAGCGCTCACCACGAGGATCCACATCGAATACAGGATGAGCATGCTCGTCCCGAGCAACACCAGCGACGCGAACACGCCCGGCAGCGACGGCCAGCGCCCCAGCGACACGAACGCGTAGACGAACAGCCCCACGCCGGACAGCACGTTCACCGCGCGCCACGGCAGGAAGCGCTGCGTGGACACCAGGAACTGCGCGTCCGCGGGCTTGAGCAACACGAAGTCCAGCGTGCCCTTGCGGATGTGCTCCACCATGCCCGTGAGGCTGGGGCTGATGGCGCCCTCCAGCACCCCCTGGAGCAACGTGAACCAGCCCACCACCAGCAGCGACTCCTGGAACGTCCAGCCCTCGATGCTGGGCCGCGCGTTGAAGACGACGAACAGCGGCGCCAGCGCGGTGAACGTCCATGCCAACGACGTCAGCCCCTCCGCCAGGAAGTCCGCGCGGTACTGCAATGCCAAGAGCCCGGAGGCCTTCAACTGCACGCCCAGCAGGCGCAGGTAGCGCTTCGCGTTCACCACCGCCCTACCCTCCGAACGCCGCGAAGCGCGCCAGGCCCCGCCGCCAGACAGCCATGGACACCACGCCCAGGCCCAGCACCCACGTCCACTGCGCGGCCAGCAACTCCCACGCCTCCTTCGTCGCGTGCGCCCCCGTCATCAGCTCCACCGGCAGCCCCATCTGGTAGCGGAACGGCAACCACTCCATGACGGTGCGCACGCCGGGCGGGAAGAACTCCACCGGGAACATGTACCCGGAGCAGACGAAGAACAGCACCATGTAGACTTCCATCAGCTTCTGGCTGCTCTCCAGGAACAGGCTCAGCGTGCCCAGCAGCACGTTCAGATAGAACGTGATCAGCCACGCGCCCACGATGCCCAGCGCGAACAGCCCCCAGCCTCCCAGCGACGTGGGCACGGCGCGCTCGGCGCCCGCCACCCACAGGCTGATGCCCAGCACGGGCAGGACGATGGCGACGCGCAGCGGAATGCCCGCCAACACCTCCGTCGCGTACGCGAGCAGCGGGGAGATGGGCCGCAAGAGCCGCATCGCCAGCGTGCCCTGCTTCACCTCGTAGCTGACCAGCCACGCCACCCAGGAGCTGGTCATCTGCCGCACGCAGAAGGCCGCGAGGAAGTAGCCCGTGAACTCCGCCTGCCCGAAGCGCCCCACCGGCCCGCCGCGCGCCACCGCCGACCACAGCGCCAGCATGATGAGCGGCATGGTGGTGGCCAGCACCCAGATGATCATCTCCGCGCGGTAGGCCACCGCCTCGGAGAAGCCGATGCGCAGCATCGTGGGCAGCGCCTTGAGGGCCGTGCGCAGGCTCACGCCGTCACCGCCTCCCGGGCGGCCTCCGCCCGGCGCGCCTTGCTCTCC belongs to Corallococcus exiguus and includes:
- a CDS encoding MBL fold metallo-hydrolase; protein product: MRMILAATLAAVLWGCGATQPVVETHYRSRSLQEQGDLRVGEYISSQWSLQTASYWIEGPEGLVLIDTQLLPSALRKELAFAKDVTGKEAKLAIVLHANPESFNGTALLKELGVTVVTSGPVRERIPAVHEKWAPSLFKQYWNGRYPRELVLADSFGDSTRELSAAGVTLKVHVLGAGSSAAHVVVEWEGHLFTGDLVARDTHTWFEGGDTTEWLQRLDELRALKPKWIHPGRGLPGGPELLDAQTAYVQAVREEVTRERRSEHPSGDPLAAVEAKLKERYPGHAYARLLPHLVRAEWARQAPRRP
- a CDS encoding ABC transporter permease: MSLRTALKALPTMLRIGFSEAVAYRAEMIIWVLATTMPLIMLALWSAVARGGPVGRFGQAEFTGYFLAAFCVRQMTSSWVAWLVSYEVKQGTLAMRLLRPISPLLAYATEVLAGIPLRVAIVLPVLGISLWVAGAERAVPTSLGGWGLFALGIVGAWLITFYLNVLLGTLSLFLESSQKLMEVYMVLFFVCSGYMFPVEFFPPGVRTVMEWLPFRYQMGLPVELMTGAHATKEAWELLAAQWTWVLGLGVVSMAVWRRGLARFAAFGG
- a CDS encoding ABC transporter permease; its protein translation is MNAKRYLRLLGVQLKASGLLALQYRADFLAEGLTSLAWTFTALAPLFVVFNARPSIEGWTFQESLLVVGWFTLLQGVLEGAISPSLTGMVEHIRKGTLDFVLLKPADAQFLVSTQRFLPWRAVNVLSGVGLFVYAFVSLGRWPSLPGVFASLVLLGTSMLILYSMWILVVSAAFFVVKVDNLTYLFTSIFDAARWPSSVFRGSLAWVFTFIIPLALMTTFPALALLGRLPWTWLVGAVVGSVAFAAMARWVWLMSIRHYTSASS